From Streptomyces sp. TLI_235, a single genomic window includes:
- a CDS encoding glycosyl transferase family 2 — translation MNTLSIVIPALNEASNLPAVMSTVPVAELADAGWRTEIVVVDNASTDDTAAVATALGARVVSQPERGYGNAYLAGFDVATGDVIATGDADCTYPFDALPDLLRTLVEHEVEFLTTDRLHRRNRRAMKASHFVANHALSVLSRTLFRNGLRDSQSGMWIFRRYIWDGLDVRSRGMAFSQEIKNAATTAGYRFMEVPIEYRTRGGEVKLNALPDGVANLRQLFNHRFRRGDGPQPVPVAARRQARIPAQKPRNERIEAV, via the coding sequence GTGAACACTCTGTCCATCGTGATTCCCGCGCTCAACGAGGCGTCGAACCTTCCGGCGGTGATGAGCACGGTACCGGTGGCGGAGCTGGCGGACGCCGGCTGGCGCACCGAGATCGTCGTCGTCGACAACGCCTCGACGGACGACACCGCGGCGGTCGCCACCGCCCTCGGCGCGCGGGTCGTCTCGCAGCCCGAGCGCGGTTACGGCAACGCCTACCTCGCCGGGTTCGACGTGGCCACCGGTGATGTGATCGCCACCGGTGACGCGGACTGCACGTATCCGTTCGACGCGCTGCCCGATCTGTTGCGCACTCTGGTCGAGCACGAGGTCGAGTTCCTGACGACCGATCGTCTCCACCGGCGCAACCGCCGGGCCATGAAGGCGTCGCACTTCGTCGCCAACCACGCCCTCAGCGTGCTCAGCCGCACGCTCTTCCGCAACGGCCTGCGGGACTCCCAGTCCGGCATGTGGATCTTCCGGCGGTACATCTGGGACGGCCTGGACGTGCGCTCCCGCGGCATGGCGTTCTCGCAGGAGATCAAGAACGCCGCGACCACGGCCGGCTACCGCTTCATGGAGGTGCCGATCGAGTACCGCACCCGCGGCGGCGAGGTGAAGCTGAACGCCCTGCCGGACGGTGTGGCGAACCTCCGTCAGCTCTTCAACCACCGGTTCCGCCGCGGCGACGGTCCGCAGCCCGTCCCCGTCGCAGCCCGCCGGCAGGCCCGCATCCCCGCCCAGAAGCCGCGCAACGAACGCATCGAGGCGGTGTGA